Genomic window (Rhodothermales bacterium):
ATGGAGCATCGCCTGCCCGACGGCGTCTACGCCGCCAGCCTCACGCCGCTGACGGCGGATCTGAAGGTCGACCACCCCCGCCTGGCCGCGCATGCGCGGTGGTTGCTCGACAGCGGTTGCGCGGGTCTGGCGATCATGGGGACCACCGGCGAAGCGGTGAGCTTCAGTGTGTCCGAACGGACGGAACTGCTCGAACGCCTGTTGGACGCCGGCATCCCGCCTTCCCGCATCATGCTCGGCGTGGGCTGCTGCGCCCTGCCGGACACAGTGGCCCTCGCGCGGCATGCGCTCGATCATGGAGTCCATGGCCTGCTGGTGCTGCCGCCGTTTTATTACAAAAACGTGCGCGACGCCGGCCTCATCGCCGCGTTCGACGCGCTCATTCAGCAGATCGGCTCCGCATCGCCCGAAGTCTATCTTTATCATTTTCCCCAGATGACCGGCGTCCCCTTTTCCCTGTCCGTCATTGATCGGCTGCTGGCCGCCTATCCGGGTGTCGTCGTCGGGGTGAAGGATTCGGGCGGGAACGTGGAGAACATGCGCGCCATGGCGCAGGCGTTTCCTGGCTTCCGGGTGTTCGCCGGCAGCGAGAAGTTTTTGGTGGATGTGCTACGCGCCGGCGGAGCCGGCTGCATATCCGCCACCGTCAACCTCACGGCCCGCCTCGCGGCGGAGGTGTATGATGCCTGGCAGTCCCCACAGGCGGACGACCTCCAGCGCCGCATGTCCGCTGTCCGGCAGGCCATCGAGTCCTTCCCCATGATTCCTGCGCTCAAATTGCTGACCGAGCTTCGAACCGGAGCCGAAGGGTGGCGTCACATGAGACCGCCGGTCACGCCGCTGACGCCCTCGGAGGAGGACGCCCTCCAGGCCGCCTACGCGGCGGCTCTGGCGGAGGTCCAATCCCCCGTTTAAGAACCAGTCTCTCCGCTCAAAAGGCGTCTATGGCATCCACATCATCCGATATGCAGCGTTCGTTGACTCTCATCAAGTTTGCGATGGTGTTGACGGTAGCGATCGCTGTAACACTGACGTATTTCCTGGGTAGCCGGGTGGAACCGCTGTTTCCCCCCGATCATCCGATCGTCGTGGGTTATTTCATCGCGATGCTGCTCGCGCTGGCCGGCGTGGTGTTCGTCTTCAGACGCAAACGCGATCAGGCCGGCGTGGGGCGTCAATTTCTGTCGTACACACTTGTGTGCTGGGCGGCCGGGGAAGGGGTCGTACTATTCGGCGCGATGATGGGGGTGTTCTCGGGGAATAAGACGTTTCTCTACGCCGGCGCCGTCGCGTTCCTGATCATCCTGTTCCTCGTTCCGCAGACGGCTCGTAAGGACGCCTAAACGCTCGAATGCCGTCCATATAGAGCGATTTGCGCGATTCGTCAGATCACTTCTGTAGACCCGCGGGCCGTGACGACCTGTACTAGAGGCGCGCCCGAGACCGACTTCCGTTTCGACCTGGAAGCGTGTGGTCCGGGCTGTACGTGGCGCCGATCGTACTCGTAAGCATCCCCGATAGGTCGCATGATGATTCCTGAAGATATGATCCCCGTCCAACGGCCGGACGTCCTCTCGCAGGGTGTTCTGGAGGAGATGGTCCTCTACGACGGCAACTCTGAAATGGGGTTCTCCCTCAACGCATCCGCC
Coding sequences:
- a CDS encoding dihydrodipicolinate synthase family protein yields the protein MEHRLPDGVYAASLTPLTADLKVDHPRLAAHARWLLDSGCAGLAIMGTTGEAVSFSVSERTELLERLLDAGIPPSRIMLGVGCCALPDTVALARHALDHGVHGLLVLPPFYYKNVRDAGLIAAFDALIQQIGSASPEVYLYHFPQMTGVPFSLSVIDRLLAAYPGVVVGVKDSGGNVENMRAMAQAFPGFRVFAGSEKFLVDVLRAGGAGCISATVNLTARLAAEVYDAWQSPQADDLQRRMSAVRQAIESFPMIPALKLLTELRTGAEGWRHMRPPVTPLTPSEEDALQAAYAAALAEVQSPV